In a single window of the Bacillus clarus genome:
- the mraY gene encoding phospho-N-acetylmuramoyl-pentapeptide-transferase, whose protein sequence is MLEQGLLVTAGVAFLISVALSPLFIPFLRKLKFGQSIRDEGPKSHQKKSGTPTMGGIVIYVSMMVTTLIMAIKFDHLGAKVSLLLLVTFGYGLIGFLDDYIKVVKKRNLGLTSKQKLIGQLVIAIAFFLIGKGQAFQTYIMIPGTDVKFELSWAYFVLVLFMLIGGSNAVNLTDGLDGLLSGTAAIAFGAFSIIAVAQEQFGVAIFCMAVVGAVLGFLVFNANPAKVFMGDTGSLALGGAIAAVAILLKQELLLVVIGGVFVMETLSVIIQVISFKTTGKRVFKMSPLHHHYELCGWSEWRVVVTFWSVGFLLAVLGIYIGVWM, encoded by the coding sequence GTGCTTGAACAAGGTTTATTAGTAACGGCAGGGGTAGCATTTTTAATTTCTGTTGCCCTTTCGCCATTGTTTATTCCATTTTTAAGAAAATTAAAGTTCGGACAGAGTATTCGTGATGAAGGTCCAAAATCACATCAAAAGAAATCAGGAACGCCAACGATGGGTGGTATTGTCATTTATGTTTCTATGATGGTAACTACACTTATTATGGCGATTAAATTTGATCATTTAGGTGCAAAGGTGTCACTATTATTATTAGTGACATTTGGCTATGGATTGATTGGATTTTTAGATGATTATATAAAAGTAGTTAAAAAAAGAAATCTTGGTTTAACATCAAAACAAAAATTGATTGGTCAACTTGTAATTGCGATTGCATTCTTTTTAATTGGAAAAGGGCAAGCATTTCAAACGTATATCATGATTCCAGGAACGGATGTTAAATTCGAATTAAGCTGGGCATATTTTGTTCTTGTATTATTTATGCTTATTGGTGGATCGAATGCGGTTAACTTAACAGATGGTTTAGATGGTTTATTATCAGGAACAGCTGCTATTGCATTTGGAGCATTTAGTATTATTGCCGTGGCTCAAGAACAATTTGGTGTAGCGATTTTCTGTATGGCAGTTGTAGGAGCTGTACTTGGCTTTTTAGTATTTAATGCGAATCCAGCCAAAGTATTTATGGGTGATACAGGATCCCTTGCATTAGGTGGTGCAATTGCAGCAGTAGCTATTTTATTAAAACAAGAATTATTACTTGTTGTTATTGGCGGCGTATTTGTAATGGAAACTTTATCTGTTATCATTCAAGTTATTTCATTTAAAACGACTGGGAAGCGTGTTTTTAAAATGAGTCCATTGCACCATCATTATGAATTATGCGGTTGGTCAGAATGGCGTGTTGTTGTAACGTTCTGGTCTGTAGGATTTTTATTAGCAGTATTAGGAATTTATATCGGGGTGTGGATGTAA
- the murB gene encoding UDP-N-acetylmuramate dehydrogenase, protein MEQLVNELLEAKVGRVLVKEPLARYTTMKIGGPADILIVPKHVAGIKKTLELVKKYKVKWTAIGRGSNLLVSDLGIEGVVIRLGEGLDHLKVEETIIRVGGGYPLIKLSTLLSRRGLAGLEFASGIPGSIGGAVYMNAGAHNSDISNILTRTHIMFEDGIFEWLAKDEMEFSYRTSVLQTKRPGIVLEAEFQLKAGEREEITSRMQKNKDYRRETQPWNYPCAGSIFRNPLPYFAGDLVEKAGLRGYQIGGAKISEMHGNFIINAGSASAQDVLELIEFIKKTIKEKFGIDMHTEVEIIGR, encoded by the coding sequence ATGGAACAATTAGTAAATGAGCTTCTAGAAGCAAAAGTTGGTCGCGTGTTAGTGAAAGAGCCTTTAGCTCGTTATACAACTATGAAAATAGGTGGACCAGCTGATATTTTAATTGTGCCAAAGCATGTTGCCGGTATTAAGAAAACTTTAGAATTAGTAAAGAAATATAAGGTGAAATGGACTGCAATTGGACGTGGTTCAAACCTTCTTGTATCAGATCTTGGTATTGAAGGTGTTGTAATTCGTTTAGGAGAAGGATTAGACCACTTAAAAGTAGAAGAAACTATAATAAGAGTTGGTGGTGGATATCCCCTAATTAAGTTATCAACTTTACTTAGTCGCAGGGGGCTAGCTGGACTAGAATTTGCTAGTGGTATTCCAGGAAGTATTGGCGGTGCAGTGTATATGAATGCAGGTGCTCATAACTCTGATATATCAAACATTTTGACGAGAACTCATATTATGTTTGAAGACGGCATATTTGAGTGGTTAGCAAAAGACGAAATGGAATTTTCGTATCGTACATCTGTGTTACAAACAAAACGTCCTGGTATCGTATTAGAAGCTGAATTTCAGCTAAAAGCGGGCGAGCGTGAAGAGATTACTAGTAGGATGCAAAAAAATAAAGATTATCGCCGTGAAACACAGCCTTGGAATTATCCGTGCGCAGGCAGTATATTTCGAAACCCGCTCCCGTATTTTGCAGGAGATTTAGTAGAAAAAGCCGGTCTTCGTGGTTATCAAATTGGTGGCGCGAAAATTTCTGAAATGCACGGAAATTTTATTATTAATGCAGGGTCTGCATCGGCGCAAGATGTGCTAGAATTAATTGAATTTATAAAAAAAACAATTAAAGAAAAGTTTGGCATAGATATGCATACAGAAGTAGAAATAATTGGAAGATAA
- the ftsA gene encoding cell division protein FtsA, with protein sequence MNSNEIYVSLDIGTSNVKVIIGEMVNDSLNIIGVGNVKSNGLKKGSIVDIDETVRSIKKAIEQAERMVGIHIEQVVVGVNANQVQLLPCHGVVAVSNEDREIGNEDVLRVLDAAQVVSIAPEREFIDVVPRQFIVDGLDEINDPRGMIGVRLEMEGTLITGSRTLLHNLLRCVEKAGLEIVDICLQPLAAATVALSSDEKNRGVALVDIGGGSTTLSIFKDGELQATSVLPLGGDHITKDIAIGLKTSTENADQIKLKYGHAFYDTASEEEVFTVSIMGSDQTEQYSQLELSDIIEARVEEILMFVQEEVRKLGVKQVASGYVLTGGIASMPGVLDLAYDILHENVRIATPDYIGVREPQYTIGVGLIKHSYQKAKLRGKNVQEKQEHFEPVPAPMPVQQQPAKQKTRNQNNTDQNDDRMMSKVKRVFRYLWD encoded by the coding sequence ATGAACAGCAATGAAATATATGTTAGTCTTGACATCGGTACATCCAATGTTAAAGTCATCATTGGTGAAATGGTTAATGACAGCTTGAACATTATTGGTGTTGGAAACGTAAAATCAAATGGTTTGAAAAAAGGCTCAATTGTTGACATAGACGAGACTGTTCGATCAATTAAAAAAGCAATTGAACAAGCTGAGCGTATGGTGGGGATTCACATTGAACAAGTTGTTGTAGGTGTCAATGCAAACCAAGTACAGTTGCTCCCTTGTCACGGAGTAGTCGCTGTTTCAAATGAAGATCGTGAAATCGGGAATGAAGATGTCTTGCGCGTTCTGGATGCAGCACAAGTTGTGTCTATTGCTCCTGAACGTGAGTTTATTGATGTGGTACCTCGACAGTTCATTGTAGACGGTCTAGACGAGATTAACGATCCACGCGGGATGATCGGTGTAAGATTAGAAATGGAAGGTACACTTATTACAGGCTCAAGAACATTACTACATAACTTACTTCGTTGTGTGGAAAAAGCAGGTCTTGAAATTGTTGATATTTGTCTGCAACCTTTAGCGGCTGCAACAGTTGCTTTATCTTCTGATGAAAAAAATAGAGGAGTAGCCCTAGTTGATATTGGGGGAGGATCTACAACTTTATCTATTTTTAAAGATGGTGAATTACAAGCAACGAGTGTATTGCCGCTAGGTGGAGATCATATAACGAAGGATATAGCGATTGGGCTGAAAACTTCAACAGAAAATGCAGATCAAATTAAGCTGAAATATGGACATGCTTTTTATGATACAGCATCTGAAGAAGAGGTGTTTACCGTTTCTATTATGGGAAGCGATCAAACAGAACAGTACTCTCAATTGGAGTTATCCGACATTATTGAGGCACGTGTAGAGGAAATTTTAATGTTCGTTCAAGAAGAAGTTCGTAAATTAGGGGTAAAACAAGTAGCTTCTGGTTATGTACTTACTGGCGGGATTGCTTCTATGCCGGGTGTTCTTGATCTTGCATATGATATTTTACATGAAAATGTTCGTATAGCAACTCCAGATTATATTGGTGTTCGTGAACCTCAATATACAATTGGAGTTGGATTAATTAAACACTCCTATCAAAAAGCTAAATTACGAGGGAAAAATGTTCAAGAAAAGCAAGAGCATTTTGAGCCAGTACCAGCGCCAATGCCGGTACAACAGCAACCTGCGAAACAAAAAACTCGTAATCAAAATAATACAGATCAAAACGATGACCGTATGATGTCAAAAGTAAAACGTGTATTCCGTTATTTATGGGATTAA
- a CDS encoding cell division protein FtsQ/DivIB, producing MKNSKVIKLQDRVPKLKNQKKKNKKPVNHRLILYISILFLLVLFLIYFRSPLSNIKKISVFGNHYMTDEQVMKESGVTYDTSYFRVTAHKAEANLTKRKEIKTVNVKKRFPNKIDIHIEEHITIGYINKDGKLQPLLENGKTLDVLPNGKLPVAAPIFEPFKEEKMKDLISELEKLTPTILRSISEIRYTPTNANEDHLTLYMNEGYEVSTTIQDFAKRMEAYPLIIKTIDPGRKVLIDLEVGAYTKYLDGEEKKQ from the coding sequence ATGAAAAATAGTAAAGTGATTAAACTACAAGATCGTGTACCAAAATTAAAGAACCAAAAGAAAAAGAATAAAAAGCCTGTTAATCACCGGCTAATTTTATACATATCGATTTTATTCCTATTAGTACTCTTTTTAATTTATTTTCGGTCTCCACTTAGTAATATAAAAAAGATAAGTGTTTTTGGAAATCATTATATGACAGATGAGCAAGTTATGAAGGAGTCTGGTGTTACATATGATACAAGTTATTTCCGAGTAACAGCTCATAAAGCAGAAGCAAATTTAACGAAAAGAAAAGAAATTAAAACTGTAAATGTCAAAAAGCGTTTTCCAAACAAAATTGATATCCATATAGAGGAACATATAACAATTGGTTATATAAACAAAGATGGTAAATTACAACCTCTTTTAGAAAATGGGAAAACACTTGATGTACTTCCAAATGGAAAACTACCTGTTGCAGCTCCGATTTTTGAACCATTTAAGGAAGAGAAAATGAAAGATTTAATTTCAGAGTTAGAAAAGCTAACTCCTACTATCCTGAGATCTATCTCGGAAATTCGTTATACACCAACGAATGCAAATGAGGATCATCTTACTTTATATATGAATGAAGGATATGAAGTGAGTACGACGATTCAAGATTTCGCAAAGCGCATGGAAGCTTATCCGCTCATTATAAAAACAATTGATCCAGGTAGGAAGGTTTTAATTGACCTAGAAGTGGGTGCGTATACGAAGTATTTAGATGGTGAAGAAAAGAAACAATAG
- the murG gene encoding undecaprenyldiphospho-muramoylpentapeptide beta-N-acetylglucosaminyltransferase, which translates to MRVLVSGGGTGGHIYPALALIREIKKLHPEARFLYIGTENGLESTIVPKAGIPFQSIVISGFKRKISLDNVKTVMRFLKGVQDSKRYIRRFNPDIVIGTGGYVCGPVVYAAAKLGIPTIVHEQNSVPGVTNKFLSRYVDKVAVCFEAAIEHFPQSKVVMTGNPRASEVMNQNGMKGKRSVGLALPKKSVLIFGGSRGARPINDAFVEAIEQFGNKNYEVLYVTGEVHYDKVMEAVKQKGNPNNVIIKPFIHNMPEVLTGVDLVVSRAGATTLAELTALGKPSVLIPSPYVTNNHQEKNARSVVDKGAAKMLLEKDLTAETLLRDIDEILLDAQTLQNMKLAAKQLGIPDAANKLFEVMNKLAQK; encoded by the coding sequence GTGCGAGTATTAGTTAGTGGTGGTGGCACAGGAGGGCATATATATCCAGCTCTTGCTTTAATTAGGGAGATAAAAAAATTACATCCTGAAGCGCGATTTTTATACATTGGTACGGAAAATGGCTTAGAGAGCACAATTGTTCCAAAAGCAGGTATACCGTTTCAATCTATCGTTATAAGTGGATTTAAACGTAAAATATCCCTTGATAATGTAAAAACAGTAATGCGTTTCTTAAAAGGCGTTCAGGATAGTAAACGATATATTCGTCGTTTTAACCCTGATATTGTCATTGGTACAGGTGGTTATGTATGTGGTCCTGTCGTTTATGCGGCAGCGAAATTAGGAATTCCAACTATCGTACATGAACAAAATAGTGTACCTGGTGTAACAAATAAATTTTTAAGTCGCTACGTTGATAAAGTTGCTGTTTGTTTTGAAGCAGCAATTGAACACTTCCCACAATCTAAAGTTGTTATGACAGGGAATCCACGTGCATCAGAAGTAATGAATCAAAATGGAATGAAAGGGAAGCGTTCAGTTGGACTAGCTCTTCCTAAAAAATCCGTTCTTATTTTTGGGGGAAGTCGTGGAGCTAGACCGATTAACGATGCTTTTGTAGAAGCGATTGAACAATTTGGGAACAAAAACTATGAAGTATTGTATGTTACAGGTGAAGTGCATTATGATAAAGTTATGGAAGCTGTGAAACAAAAAGGGAATCCGAATAATGTGATTATTAAACCATTTATTCATAATATGCCAGAGGTACTTACTGGTGTAGATCTTGTTGTTTCCCGCGCTGGCGCTACAACGCTTGCAGAGTTAACAGCGTTAGGTAAGCCGAGTGTGTTAATTCCAAGTCCTTATGTGACAAATAACCATCAAGAGAAAAATGCGCGCTCAGTTGTTGATAAAGGAGCAGCGAAAATGCTTCTTGAAAAAGACTTAACAGCTGAAACACTTCTTCGTGATATTGATGAGATTTTACTAGATGCACAAACATTACAAAATATGAAACTTGCTGCTAAACAGCTAGGAATTCCAGATGCAGCAAATAAGTTATTTGAAGTAATGAATAAGCTTGCACAAAAATAA
- the spoVE gene encoding stage V sporulation protein E produces the protein MKKTPDFILIIVTLALLTIGMIMVYSASAVWASYKMDDSFFFAKRQLLFAGLGVVAMFFIMKIDYWVWRTYSKVILLICFILLVLVLIPGIGLVRGGARSWIGIGAFSIQPSEFMKFAMIIFLAKFLAERQKLITSFKRGLLPALGFVFVAFGMIMLQPDLGTGTVMVGTCIIMIFVSGARVFHFAMFGLLGVAGFVALIASAPYRMKRITSYLDPWSDPLGSGFQIIQSLLAIGPGGLFGLGLGQSRQKFLYLPEPQTDFIFAILSEELGFIGGSFVLLLFSLLLWRGIRIALGAPDLYGTFLAVGIVAMIAIQVMINVGVVTGLMPVTGITLPFLSYGGSSLTLMLMAVGVLLNISRHSRY, from the coding sequence ATGAAGAAAACGCCTGATTTTATTCTTATTATCGTTACACTTGCTTTGTTAACAATTGGAATGATTATGGTTTATAGTGCGAGTGCTGTTTGGGCTTCCTATAAGATGGATGATTCATTCTTCTTTGCAAAACGACAACTATTATTTGCAGGACTAGGTGTAGTAGCAATGTTTTTTATAATGAAAATTGACTACTGGGTGTGGCGTACCTATTCGAAAGTAATTTTACTTATTTGCTTCATTCTCCTTGTTCTCGTTCTGATTCCTGGAATTGGACTTGTTCGGGGGGGAGCACGAAGTTGGATTGGAATTGGAGCATTTTCCATTCAACCGTCAGAGTTTATGAAATTTGCGATGATTATTTTTTTAGCTAAATTTTTAGCGGAAAGGCAAAAATTAATCACATCGTTTAAACGTGGTTTACTCCCAGCACTTGGTTTTGTATTTGTTGCTTTTGGAATGATTATGTTGCAACCAGACCTTGGAACAGGAACAGTAATGGTTGGGACATGTATCATCATGATATTTGTTTCGGGAGCACGAGTCTTTCATTTTGCAATGTTTGGATTACTTGGCGTAGCAGGATTTGTAGCGTTAATTGCATCGGCACCATATCGAATGAAGCGGATTACATCTTATTTAGATCCATGGTCAGATCCGCTTGGAAGCGGATTTCAAATTATTCAATCGTTACTCGCGATCGGTCCTGGTGGTTTATTTGGGCTTGGACTTGGGCAAAGTAGGCAGAAGTTTCTTTATTTACCTGAACCGCAAACTGACTTTATATTTGCGATTCTATCCGAGGAATTAGGTTTTATTGGTGGTTCATTTGTGTTATTATTATTTAGTCTATTATTATGGCGTGGGATTCGTATAGCATTAGGAGCGCCTGATTTATATGGTACGTTTTTAGCAGTAGGTATTGTGGCGATGATTGCGATTCAAGTGATGATTAATGTTGGTGTTGTGACAGGGTTAATGCCTGTTACCGGTATTACTTTGCCGTTTTTAAGTTATGGTGGATCAAGTTTGACCTTAATGTTAATGGCAGTAGGTGTATTATTGAATATAAGTCGTCATTCTCGCTACTAA
- the murD gene encoding UDP-N-acetylmuramoyl-L-alanine--D-glutamate ligase: MKTVTEYQNKNILVLGIAKSGYAAATLLKSLGANVIVNDGKPLAGNVLAAELQAKGMDVVCGGHPLELLERNISLVVKNPGIPYSNPLLVAAKEKQIPVVTEVELAYRISEAPFVGITGSNGKTTTTMLTFEMLKEGQKHPVIAGNIGTVACEVAQSAKENEVVVTELSSFQLMGVEAFQPKIAAFLNLFEAHLDYHGTKKEYGLAKANIFKNQTEMDYSVINADDEGVMSLSASSKGQKVLFSTTKEIEDGAYIKDNALYFKGEKVVEVQDIVLPGKHSLENILAAMSIAKLLGVSNEAITAVLKRFTGVKHRLEYVTTINNRKFYNDSKATNMLATEKALSAFTQPIVLLAGGLDRGNEFDDLIPYFKHVKAIVTFGQTAPKLVKAAEKAGLDTIESVDNLEEAVEKAYAHSIEGDVILLSPACASWDQFKTFEERGDIFIQAVHKLI, translated from the coding sequence TTGAAAACTGTAACTGAATATCAAAATAAAAATATTCTTGTATTAGGTATTGCAAAAAGTGGTTATGCAGCAGCTACTCTATTAAAAAGCTTAGGAGCAAATGTTATTGTAAATGACGGAAAGCCATTAGCTGGTAATGTATTAGCTGCAGAATTGCAGGCGAAAGGAATGGATGTTGTATGTGGTGGGCATCCGTTAGAATTATTAGAGAGAAATATTTCGCTTGTTGTAAAGAACCCAGGAATTCCATATTCTAATCCATTACTAGTTGCAGCGAAAGAAAAACAGATTCCGGTTGTAACTGAAGTAGAGTTGGCATATCGTATTTCTGAGGCGCCTTTTGTTGGAATTACAGGATCTAATGGTAAAACAACAACGACAATGCTGACGTTTGAAATGTTAAAAGAAGGACAGAAGCACCCTGTTATTGCTGGAAATATAGGTACTGTAGCGTGTGAAGTCGCACAATCCGCAAAAGAAAACGAAGTAGTAGTTACAGAACTTTCATCTTTCCAATTGATGGGTGTGGAAGCATTCCAGCCAAAAATCGCAGCGTTCTTAAACTTATTTGAAGCGCATTTAGATTATCATGGCACAAAGAAAGAGTACGGTTTAGCAAAAGCGAATATCTTTAAAAATCAAACTGAAATGGATTATAGTGTGATCAATGCTGATGATGAAGGTGTAATGTCTTTATCGGCGAGTAGTAAAGGTCAAAAAGTACTATTTTCGACGACAAAAGAAATTGAAGATGGTGCCTATATAAAAGATAACGCCCTTTATTTTAAAGGGGAAAAAGTTGTGGAAGTGCAGGATATCGTTTTACCTGGGAAACATAGCTTAGAAAATATTTTAGCGGCAATGAGTATAGCGAAATTGCTAGGAGTATCAAACGAGGCAATCACTGCTGTATTAAAACGTTTTACAGGTGTAAAACATCGCCTAGAATATGTAACAACGATTAACAATCGTAAGTTTTATAATGATTCAAAAGCAACAAATATGTTAGCAACAGAAAAGGCTTTATCGGCATTTACACAACCTATTGTCCTATTAGCAGGTGGGCTTGATCGTGGAAATGAATTTGACGATTTAATTCCATATTTTAAACATGTAAAAGCGATCGTAACATTTGGACAAACTGCACCGAAGTTAGTAAAAGCGGCAGAAAAAGCAGGATTAGATACAATTGAAAGTGTCGATAATTTAGAAGAGGCAGTAGAAAAAGCTTACGCTCATTCTATTGAGGGAGATGTTATTCTTCTTTCACCAGCATGTGCAAGCTGGGATCAATTTAAAACATTTGAAGAAAGAGGAGACATTTTTATACAAGCTGTGCATAAACTTATATAA